A region of Sneathiella limimaris DNA encodes the following proteins:
- the arsJ gene encoding organoarsenical effux MFS transporter ArsJ, translating to MSEVSVKGLKSPLGQYIVITGNYWAFTLTDGALRMLVVLHFHQLGYSPFEIAMLFLFYEVFGVITNLIGGWLGARIGLNRTMNLGLSLQVIALGMLLAPTVYLTVPLVMGAQALSGIAKDLNKMSAKSAIKTLVPANADNALYRWVALLTGSKNALKGIGFFMGGVLLALAGFQGAILIMLIMLVVVFILSLFFLKEDLGIAKNKPKFREIFSKSRAINTLSAARLFLFGSRDVWFVVALPVYFSAQLNWDHSTVGTFFAVWVIGYGFIQTLAPALTGTKKGENPNGNTALSLVIPLAITPAIISLLLINGWHIEETLVAGLLVFGALFALNSSVHSFLIVSYAKSDGVSMDVGFYYMANAMGRLVGTVLSGWVYQNWGLEMCLFISTGFLILTAGISLALTDKTTAN from the coding sequence CATCACAGGGAACTATTGGGCATTTACTTTGACGGACGGCGCCCTCCGAATGCTGGTTGTTTTGCATTTTCACCAGCTCGGATATAGCCCCTTTGAAATTGCAATGCTGTTCCTGTTCTATGAGGTTTTTGGGGTCATCACCAACCTGATTGGGGGGTGGCTTGGCGCTCGCATTGGTCTTAATCGAACAATGAACCTGGGTCTTTCCTTACAGGTTATTGCGCTCGGGATGCTATTGGCACCAACAGTCTATTTAACTGTTCCTTTGGTAATGGGCGCTCAAGCTCTCTCCGGTATCGCAAAAGACCTCAATAAAATGAGCGCCAAGAGCGCGATAAAAACATTGGTGCCGGCAAATGCTGATAACGCACTCTACAGATGGGTCGCCTTATTGACTGGCTCAAAAAATGCGTTGAAAGGAATAGGTTTCTTTATGGGCGGCGTCCTCCTCGCACTTGCAGGGTTTCAAGGGGCGATCCTCATTATGCTCATAATGTTAGTGGTTGTGTTTATACTCAGTCTATTTTTCCTTAAAGAGGATTTGGGTATCGCTAAAAACAAACCCAAATTTCGGGAAATCTTTTCCAAGAGCAGAGCAATAAATACCTTGTCTGCCGCGCGGCTTTTTCTTTTCGGCTCCCGCGATGTTTGGTTTGTTGTTGCCCTGCCTGTTTATTTCTCTGCCCAACTGAACTGGGATCATTCAACTGTGGGCACCTTTTTCGCTGTTTGGGTAATCGGTTATGGCTTCATTCAGACTTTAGCCCCTGCCCTCACTGGTACCAAAAAAGGAGAAAACCCAAATGGCAACACGGCGTTATCCCTTGTTATCCCACTTGCCATCACCCCAGCGATCATATCCCTGCTCCTGATCAATGGTTGGCATATTGAAGAAACACTTGTAGCTGGCCTCTTGGTGTTTGGCGCCCTGTTTGCCCTAAACTCATCTGTCCACAGTTTCCTTATCGTGAGTTACGCAAAATCTGATGGCGTTTCAATGGATGTGGGATTTTATTACATGGCAAATGCAATGGGCCGTCTAGTTGGAACAGTATTATCTGGTTGGGTTTATCAGAATTGGGGACTGGAAATGTGCCTGTTCATTTCCACAGGATTTCTAATTCTGACCGCAGGTATCTCTTTAGCACTAACAGACAAAACAACCGCCAACTAA
- a CDS encoding TRAP transporter substrate-binding protein: MTNRRKFLTGVGAAGVAGATSFAAPAVHAQKKIVWRMQTYAGAALAEHVIKPAIDSFNKVAGDEMEIQLFFADQIVPTGELFRAMQKGTIDAVQSDDDSMASPTEVTVFGGYFPFASRYSLDVPVLFNQYGLGEIWDAEYSKVGVKWLSAGAWDPCHFATKDPIRSLEDLKGKRVFTFPTAGRFLAQFGVVPVTLPWEDIEVAVQTGELDGVAWSGITEDYTVGWADVTNYFLTNNISGAWAGSFFANMDRYNELPDHLKELLKLTMDSSHYYRQWWYWGGEAHLRTKGTKMELTSIPDNEWAQVEKAAVKFWDEIAAESETKAKVVQIFKDYNAAMEKAGRPYRYS; the protein is encoded by the coding sequence ATGACGAATAGGCGTAAGTTTTTAACAGGTGTTGGTGCTGCCGGTGTGGCTGGTGCAACATCCTTTGCTGCTCCAGCCGTTCATGCGCAGAAAAAGATTGTCTGGCGGATGCAGACATATGCAGGTGCAGCTCTGGCTGAGCACGTAATCAAGCCTGCAATCGACAGCTTTAACAAAGTTGCTGGCGATGAAATGGAAATCCAGCTTTTCTTCGCGGATCAGATCGTTCCAACAGGAGAACTTTTCCGGGCCATGCAGAAAGGCACAATCGACGCTGTGCAATCTGATGACGACTCCATGGCATCTCCAACAGAGGTAACTGTGTTTGGCGGTTACTTCCCATTTGCCAGCCGTTATTCTTTGGACGTTCCAGTTCTCTTTAATCAGTACGGTCTCGGCGAAATTTGGGATGCAGAATATTCTAAAGTTGGCGTCAAGTGGTTGTCTGCAGGTGCATGGGATCCATGTCATTTCGCGACCAAAGATCCAATCCGTTCCTTGGAAGATCTGAAGGGTAAGCGCGTCTTCACATTCCCAACTGCTGGTCGTTTCCTGGCTCAGTTCGGTGTTGTTCCTGTTACACTTCCGTGGGAAGACATTGAGGTCGCTGTTCAGACAGGTGAGTTGGATGGTGTTGCCTGGTCTGGTATCACAGAAGACTACACTGTTGGTTGGGCAGATGTTACAAACTACTTCCTGACAAACAATATCTCTGGTGCTTGGGCCGGTTCATTCTTTGCTAATATGGATCGCTACAATGAACTTCCAGATCACTTGAAAGAACTGTTGAAGTTGACAATGGATAGCTCTCATTATTATCGCCAGTGGTGGTATTGGGGCGGAGAAGCTCATTTGAGAACTAAAGGTACTAAGATGGAGCTGACATCTATTCCGGATAATGAATGGGCGCAGGTTGAGAAAGCTGCAGTGAAGTTCTGGGATGAAATTGCAGCAGAGTCAGAGACGAAAGCAAAAGTCGTTCAAATCTTCAAAGATTATAACGCAGCTATGGAAAAAGCGGGCCGGCCTTACCGTTACTCCTAA
- a CDS encoding MurR/RpiR family transcriptional regulator, producing MPDPKPTIAELLKLLQPELTKSERQLADTLLTNYPLSGLVSVTAVAANAGVSTPTVIRMVRKLGFEGFPQFQEELRKELEATFTNPIAKHEKWAVNVPEKHILNEFTNAVISNIHQTLSQISPDEFDQACELLSDQKREVYITGGRVSRSMADYLFIHLQMIRKAVQNMESRSSSWPHFVLDMEKGDVLVIFDLRRYENSTIKLAELAAAKGIKIILFTDQWRSPVSNYADFTFSARISVPSAWDSSVAVLLLLEAMIAKIQQTDWKQTKKRISDLEDLFDRTTFFRKF from the coding sequence ATGCCTGATCCTAAACCTACAATTGCTGAGCTTCTCAAGCTCTTGCAACCGGAGCTGACCAAATCCGAAAGGCAGCTCGCAGACACACTATTAACCAATTACCCACTCTCCGGGCTTGTGAGCGTAACCGCCGTGGCTGCAAATGCTGGTGTTTCGACACCAACTGTAATTCGTATGGTTAGAAAACTTGGCTTTGAAGGCTTCCCCCAGTTTCAGGAGGAATTGCGAAAGGAGTTGGAGGCAACTTTCACCAACCCCATCGCGAAGCATGAAAAATGGGCCGTAAATGTTCCTGAAAAACACATTCTGAATGAGTTCACCAATGCGGTAATCAGCAACATTCATCAGACACTCTCGCAAATTTCTCCAGACGAATTTGATCAGGCTTGCGAACTTTTGTCGGATCAGAAGCGAGAAGTCTATATCACGGGTGGTCGCGTTTCACGTTCAATGGCTGACTATCTTTTTATTCATTTACAAATGATCAGAAAGGCTGTCCAAAACATGGAGAGCCGATCCAGTTCCTGGCCCCATTTTGTCCTTGATATGGAGAAAGGGGACGTTCTGGTCATTTTCGACCTCAGACGATACGAAAATAGTACGATCAAGCTTGCTGAACTTGCAGCAGCAAAAGGAATAAAGATAATTCTGTTTACAGATCAATGGCGCTCTCCTGTCTCGAACTACGCCGATTTTACTTTCAGCGCTCGCATCTCAGTCCCTTCAGCCTGGGACTCTTCGGTCGCGGTGTTGCTCTTGTTGGAAGCAATGATTGCAAAAATCCAACAAACTGATTGGAAACAAACAAAAAAACGGATTAGTGACCTAGAAGATCTTTTTGACAGAACAACCTTTTTTAGAAAATTCTAA
- a CDS encoding crotonase/enoyl-CoA hydratase family protein, translating to MSEQHIQTEQTGNILTIRLNRPDQMNAFTIQMGEDLIAELDRADQDDTVRAIIFTGNGSAFCAGMDLSSEGNVFGLDETVDPNSPEMERNRDVGGILTLRMFRMKKPLIGAINGASVGVGSTMQLPMDVRIGTDRSRFGFVFSQRGVSLESCASWFLPRLVGLPKALEWSFSGKVFGAEEALSGGLISEIVEGEKLLDRANEIAESFIGNTSAMSVAINRQLLWRMMGADHPMEAHKLESRTMYHTSTRDGKEGVMSFLEKRPPEFADKISNGAPSGFDWSEEPEWS from the coding sequence ATGAGTGAGCAGCATATTCAAACAGAACAAACTGGAAATATTCTAACTATTCGCCTTAACCGTCCCGATCAAATGAATGCGTTTACCATTCAGATGGGAGAGGACTTGATTGCTGAACTGGATCGCGCAGATCAAGACGATACTGTTCGCGCGATCATCTTTACTGGTAATGGTAGCGCCTTTTGCGCAGGAATGGATCTTTCAAGTGAAGGAAATGTTTTTGGCCTTGATGAAACAGTAGATCCAAACTCACCCGAAATGGAACGCAACCGCGATGTTGGTGGTATTCTGACACTTCGCATGTTTCGAATGAAGAAGCCACTCATCGGAGCAATTAACGGTGCGTCAGTCGGTGTTGGTTCAACCATGCAATTGCCAATGGATGTTCGGATTGGCACTGATCGATCCCGTTTCGGGTTTGTTTTTTCGCAGCGGGGTGTCAGCCTTGAAAGCTGTGCGAGTTGGTTTTTGCCGCGCCTAGTTGGCCTGCCAAAAGCGTTGGAATGGTCCTTTAGTGGGAAGGTGTTCGGGGCAGAAGAAGCTTTGAGTGGAGGTTTAATTAGCGAAATTGTTGAGGGTGAGAAGTTGTTGGATAGGGCCAATGAAATTGCAGAATCTTTCATTGGCAATACAAGCGCAATGTCTGTAGCCATCAACCGGCAGCTATTGTGGCGAATGATGGGAGCTGATCATCCGATGGAGGCTCATAAGCTGGAAAGCCGGACTATGTACCATACAAGCACGCGTGATGGAAAAGAGGGGGTTATGTCCTTTTTGGAAAAACGTCCTCCAGAGTTTGCAGATAAAATATCTAATGGTGCCCCCAGCGGGTTTGATTGGTCTGAGGAACCAGAGTGGTCCTGA
- a CDS encoding TRAP transporter large permease has protein sequence MSYELIAILMFSTMMLMLMTGQRVFGAIGFVGVAAALLLWGTGGYDLGFSAAMKLMKWYPLLTLPMFIFMGYVLSESKIADDLYKMFHVWMGPVRGGLAIGTILLMVLVSAMNGLSVAGMAIGATIALPELLRRGYDKKMVTGVIQAGSSLGILVPPSVVLVLYAMIARQPVGQLWLAGVLPGLMMAALFILYIVIRCRFQPELGPVLPKEERNIPMSEKLRLLRAGLLPIIIFATMMVPFVNGWTSLVESSAIGAMAAFVAAILKGRMTKEVFETSVRQTLAISCMFMWIILAALGFGAVFDGLGAVRAIEGLFTEQLGLSPWMILILMQLSFIVMGTFLDDTAMLVIVAPLYVPLVNALGFDLIWYGVLYTITTQIAYMTPPFGYNLFLMRAMAPPEITLKDIYGSILPFVLVMALALAVVMIFPEIALWLPEYVYSK, from the coding sequence ATGTCCTATGAGTTGATTGCGATTTTAATGTTCTCCACCATGATGCTGATGCTCATGACGGGACAGCGAGTTTTTGGTGCCATTGGATTTGTCGGGGTGGCTGCAGCGCTTCTGCTTTGGGGGACAGGTGGATATGACCTGGGTTTCTCTGCGGCGATGAAGTTGATGAAATGGTATCCTTTGTTGACGCTGCCCATGTTCATCTTCATGGGGTATGTGCTCTCGGAATCCAAAATTGCAGATGACCTTTACAAAATGTTCCATGTTTGGATGGGGCCCGTTCGGGGTGGGCTCGCAATTGGCACTATCCTATTGATGGTTCTGGTTTCGGCAATGAACGGTCTATCTGTTGCAGGGATGGCGATTGGCGCCACTATTGCCCTACCTGAACTTTTACGTCGCGGTTATGATAAAAAAATGGTCACCGGAGTGATTCAGGCTGGCTCATCCCTTGGTATTCTTGTGCCGCCGTCTGTCGTGCTGGTGCTTTACGCAATGATTGCGCGGCAACCGGTCGGGCAGCTTTGGCTCGCAGGGGTGCTCCCTGGCCTAATGATGGCCGCTTTGTTTATTCTTTATATTGTCATTCGCTGTCGCTTCCAGCCGGAGTTGGGGCCTGTTTTGCCAAAGGAAGAGCGCAATATTCCCATGTCTGAGAAGTTGCGTCTCCTTCGAGCAGGGCTTCTTCCTATTATAATCTTTGCAACAATGATGGTCCCGTTTGTCAATGGTTGGACAAGCCTTGTGGAAAGTTCTGCGATCGGAGCAATGGCAGCATTTGTGGCGGCTATCTTAAAAGGGCGCATGACAAAAGAGGTGTTTGAAACCTCTGTGCGGCAAACACTGGCAATTTCATGCATGTTCATGTGGATTATTTTAGCGGCACTTGGATTTGGGGCAGTATTTGATGGCTTGGGAGCGGTCAGAGCGATTGAGGGACTGTTTACAGAGCAATTGGGTTTGTCACCTTGGATGATCTTAATCTTGATGCAGCTGTCTTTCATCGTGATGGGAACGTTTTTGGACGACACAGCAATGTTGGTGATTGTGGCTCCTCTTTACGTGCCACTGGTCAATGCTCTTGGCTTCGATTTGATCTGGTATGGGGTGCTTTACACGATCACTACACAGATCGCTTACATGACACCCCCATTTGGGTATAATCTGTTTCTGATGCGGGCGATGGCACCGCCAGAAATAACTTTGAAAGACATATACGGATCTATTCTCCCGTTTGTGTTGGTTATGGCGCTGGCGCTAGCTGTTGTGATGATCTTCCCGGAAATTGCCTTGTGGCTGCCGGAATATGTTTATTCAAAGTAA
- a CDS encoding TRAP transporter small permease subunit — MPWLIRKYVHYVDMVNRGIGRFIMYFIFVLAGILLWSSISKTFFLPSLWTLEMAQFAMVAYYIIGGPYSIQLGSNVRMDLFYGSWTTKQKAWVDAFTVMFLIFFLGVLLYGGIDSTVYAIEYGERSRTPWRPYMWPIKAIMCFGIFMMILQSISEFFKDIARIRGVEL; from the coding sequence ATGCCTTGGCTGATTAGAAAGTATGTACATTACGTTGATATGGTAAATCGTGGGATCGGACGATTTATCATGTATTTTATTTTCGTTCTGGCTGGAATTCTGCTCTGGTCTTCTATCTCCAAAACGTTTTTTCTTCCTTCTCTTTGGACGTTGGAAATGGCCCAGTTTGCCATGGTAGCCTATTATATTATTGGCGGGCCTTACTCGATCCAACTGGGTAGCAATGTTCGAATGGATCTTTTCTATGGCAGTTGGACCACGAAGCAAAAAGCCTGGGTTGATGCTTTTACTGTCATGTTTTTGATCTTCTTCCTGGGCGTGCTGCTGTATGGCGGAATTGATAGTACGGTTTATGCCATTGAATATGGGGAAAGAAGCCGAACACCCTGGCGCCCATATATGTGGCCTATTAAGGCGATCATGTGCTTTGGCATATTTATGATGATCCTTCAGTCCATTTCTGAATTTTTTAAGGATATTGCCCGTATTCGGGGAGTTGAGCTCTGA
- a CDS encoding N-formylglutamate amidohydrolase encodes MVLVENQKLNAAEGYLPRLLNAGGDSSVLLICEHATNYIPDEFADLGLDENILFSHIAWDPGAIDLATQIALNLNAQLVVAGVSRLLFDCNRDANAIDAIPETSEKYSIPGNRNLSSSEKKDRFERIYLPFENLVEDVLNKHPNIKAIVTVHSFTPVYLGHKRDVEIGLLHDKKDDFAVAIREASQASSNLVIRLNEPYSSRDGVTHTLKTHGTKRGLESAMIEVKNDLLKTQEDVSSIAELLSSSIKMAMANIGVQEFREQ; translated from the coding sequence ATGGTGCTTGTGGAAAATCAGAAACTGAACGCCGCCGAGGGGTATCTCCCGCGATTGTTAAATGCGGGTGGCGATAGTTCGGTGCTACTGATTTGCGAACATGCGACGAACTATATCCCGGATGAATTTGCAGACCTGGGATTAGATGAAAACATATTGTTCAGCCACATAGCCTGGGATCCCGGTGCAATTGATCTTGCGACGCAGATTGCTCTAAATTTGAACGCTCAATTGGTTGTTGCCGGTGTATCCAGATTACTGTTTGACTGCAATCGTGATGCAAACGCAATTGATGCAATCCCTGAAACAAGCGAAAAATATTCAATTCCGGGCAATCGAAATTTATCAAGCTCAGAAAAGAAGGACCGTTTCGAGCGTATATATCTGCCGTTTGAAAACCTGGTTGAAGATGTCTTGAACAAACATCCTAACATTAAAGCAATTGTAACTGTTCACAGCTTTACACCTGTCTATCTTGGGCACAAGCGTGACGTTGAGATTGGATTGCTGCATGACAAAAAAGACGATTTCGCAGTTGCAATAAGAGAGGCTTCTCAGGCATCCTCGAACTTGGTAATCAGATTGAACGAGCCATACAGTTCCAGAGATGGTGTTACACATACGTTGAAGACGCATGGAACGAAGCGGGGGCTGGAAAGCGCGATGATCGAGGTGAAGAATGATCTCTTAAAGACGCAAGAGGATGTCTCATCGATTGCTGAACTCTTAAGCTCATCAATAAAAATGGCTATGGCCAACATTGGAGTCCAGGAATTTAGAGAGCAATGA